Proteins from a genomic interval of Salmo salar chromosome ssa14, Ssal_v3.1, whole genome shotgun sequence:
- the LOC106569345 gene encoding obscurin-like — translation MRTVMQCSPVSSTTLIRRCIGCSIYKVLFSNEVNTITQVGKMHTLTLKNPAPEDGSTITFKVREVKEAVTLKVKEKCAVFLKSLDDVVGEVKGMITLTCEASKPRVSPTWRKDGTVLTAGPKYEVLHTGKSLGLIVKAVTKEDTGDYRCDLGTELSKSKVTVRGVFDDTA, via the exons ATGAGGACAGTGATGCAGTGTTCACCTGTGAGCTCAACTACGCTGATAAGGAGGTGCATTGGCTGCTCAATTTACAAAGTACTCTTCTCCAACGAAGTCAACACCATCACTCAGGTGGGCAAAATGCACACGCTCACACTCAAGAACCCGGCACCTGAGGATGGCAGCACCATCACCTTCAAGGTCAGGGAGGTCAAGGAGGCTGTGACCCTAAAGGTCAAAG AGAAGTGTGCAGTGTTCCTCAAGTCTCTGGATGACGTGGTGGGAGAAGTGAAAGGTATGATCACCCTGACGTGTGAGGCATCTAAGCCCAGGGTCTCCCCCACCTGGAGGAAAGATGGTACGGTCCTGACCGCTGGGCCTAAGTATGAGGTACTGCACACAGGCAAGTCCCTGGGTCTGATCGTCAAAGCAGTTACCAAGGAAGACACAGGGGATTACAGATGTGACCTGGGAACTGAGCTTTCCAAGTCAAAGGTCACTGTGAGAGGTGTGTTTGACGACACAGCATAA